One part of the Pontibacillus halophilus JSM 076056 = DSM 19796 genome encodes these proteins:
- a CDS encoding DUF4317 domain-containing protein, with product MDKKDIAGIRKQLKVDQDLLKISHIFNVYILKETTEVFHQQSQLFEMLERDQQELFMNNFKKLLSGQLDEKLFELKFMREAENHSQLILHKGLLSQDVEDWKEQMLAMTEKMIHEHPHEHDIVVTFIRAEYNKPMKKQSDESDASENDTVYSHPFILCSVNKTQDPKKDWVFDYVEKEFKYNIDVDPVVDLKSPLGGFMFPTFTDHFADVNHILYSSSKAHDPDVRFTEEVLNAEEPMTAKEDKAVFEEVIRDVVGDQLNPSTLANVYREVNQVIEDHEEDDEPAKLDYKDVERVLTMSGEAVDGEQVKTAFKRYTDNEGYELKASSVVPKYKSKSIKINTKVANISISPQDLEFVKQVNFNGKRYVMVEVEEDAEIEGFKMLPEAFGGINDSES from the coding sequence ATGGATAAGAAAGATATTGCGGGTATTCGGAAGCAGTTGAAAGTGGATCAGGACTTATTGAAGATTTCTCATATTTTTAATGTGTATATTCTGAAGGAAACGACTGAAGTGTTTCACCAGCAGAGCCAATTGTTCGAAATGCTCGAGCGCGATCAGCAGGAGTTGTTTATGAACAATTTCAAGAAACTCTTATCCGGGCAATTGGATGAGAAGTTATTTGAACTGAAATTTATGCGCGAGGCTGAGAATCACAGCCAGCTCATCTTACATAAAGGGCTGTTGAGTCAGGACGTCGAGGATTGGAAAGAACAAATGCTCGCGATGACTGAGAAGATGATTCATGAGCATCCTCATGAGCATGACATTGTCGTGACATTTATTCGAGCAGAATACAACAAGCCCATGAAGAAACAGAGTGATGAATCAGATGCGAGCGAGAACGATACGGTGTATTCTCACCCATTCATTCTGTGTAGCGTGAATAAAACACAAGATCCAAAGAAAGACTGGGTATTCGACTATGTAGAGAAGGAATTTAAGTACAACATCGATGTCGATCCAGTTGTCGATTTGAAGTCTCCGTTAGGTGGGTTTATGTTCCCAACGTTTACAGACCATTTTGCTGATGTGAATCATATTCTATACTCCTCTTCCAAGGCACACGACCCAGATGTTCGATTTACGGAGGAAGTGTTGAATGCTGAAGAGCCAATGACAGCGAAAGAGGACAAGGCAGTCTTTGAAGAAGTGATTCGAGACGTTGTCGGGGACCAGCTTAATCCATCCACACTCGCTAACGTCTATCGCGAAGTGAACCAGGTGATTGAGGATCATGAAGAAGATGACGAGCCGGCTAAGCTCGATTATAAAGATGTGGAACGCGTCTTAACGATGAGCGGGGAAGCTGTTGATGGGGAGCAAGTGAAGACTGCTTTCAAACGCTACACCGATAATGAAGGGTACGAGCTTAAAGCAAGCAGCGTTGTGCCAAAATATAAATCAAAATCAATTAAGATTAACACCAAAGTGGCAAACATATCGATTAGTCCACAAGACTTAGAGTTTGTGAAACAAGTTAATTTCAACGGGAAACGCTACGTCATGGTTGAAGTGGAAGAAGATGCGGAGATTGAAGGATTTAAGATGCTTCCTGAAGCATTTGGTGGTATTAACGATAGCGAATCATAA